One window of the Eucalyptus grandis isolate ANBG69807.140 chromosome 6, ASM1654582v1, whole genome shotgun sequence genome contains the following:
- the LOC104449017 gene encoding 7-methyl-GTP pyrophosphatase isoform X2, translating to MEAACSPFKIILGSSSIARRKILAEMGYEFTIMTADIDEKSIRKDKPEELVMALAEAKANAITSKVQQINSQEKDSEPIILIAADTVVVYGDAVREKPSSKEEAREFLKGYSGGHAATVGSVLVLNLKTGSRKGEWDRVEIFFHEIPDEIIEKMVEEGIVLNVAGGLIIEHPLILPYVKQVVGTTDSVMGLPKALTEKLIKEVL from the exons ATGGAAGCGGCTTGCTCTCCCTTCAAG ATAATCTTGGGCTCTTCTTCGATAGCCCGGAGGAAAATATTGGCTGAAATGGGGTATGAATTCACCATCATG ACTGCAGATATTGATGAGAAATCAATCCGGAAGGATAAGCCGGAGGAGTTGGTGATGGCTCTGGCCGAGGCTAAG GCCAATGCTATCACATCCAAAGTACAACAGATAAATAGCCAAGAGAAGGATTCTGAACCAATAATTTTGATTGCAGCAGACACA GTGGTTGTCTATGGAGATGCTGTTAGGGAAAAACCATCCAGTAAGGAAGAAGCACGAGAATTTTTGAAAG GATATTCTGGTGGACATGCTGCAACTGTTGGATCTGTTCTTGTTTTGAATCTCAAAACTGGAAGTAGAAAAGGAGAATGGGATCGTGTGGAg ATCTTCTTTCATGAAATACCAGATGAGATCATTGAGAAAATG GTAGAGGAAGGAATTGTGCTTAATGTTGCTGGGGGACTAATTATTGAACATCCATTGATATTGCCTTACGTGAAGCAAGTG GTAGGAACAACTGATAGCGTCATGGGACTCCCCAAAGCTCTCACCGAGAAACTCATTAAGGAAGTGTTGTGA
- the LOC104449015 gene encoding protein RADIALIS-like 3, whose protein sequence is MAASWTREQNKRFEEALALYDENTPDRWQRVARAVGDGKSVEEVRRHYEVLVRDLVRIESGQIPLPNYRGSDQSDESSRLLRNMRLH, encoded by the exons ATGGCAGCATCATGGACAAGAGAGCAAAACAAGAGGTTTGAGGAGGCACTGGCTTTGTACGACGAGAACACTCCGGATAGGTGGCAAAGGGTGGCGAGAGCGGTCGGTGATGGGAAGAGTGTGGAGGAGGTGAGGAGGCATTATGAGGTCCTTGTGAGGGACCTCGTGAGGATTGAATCTGGCCAAATTCCCCTGCCCAACTATAGAGGATCCGACCAAAGTGATGAATCTAGTAG GCTCCTCAGGAATATGAGGCTCCACTGA
- the LOC104449017 gene encoding 7-methyl-GTP pyrophosphatase isoform X3: MEAACSPFKIILGSSSIARRKILAEMGYEFTIMTADIDEKSIRKDKPEELVMALAEAKAEAISQKIPLGDYIKDADPTLLITSDQVVVYGDAVREKPSSKEEAREFLKGYSGGHAATVGSVLVLNLKTGSRKGEWDRVEIFFHEIPDEIIEKMVEEGIVLNVAGGLIIEHPLILPYVKQVVGTTDSVMGLPKALTEKLIKEVL, from the exons ATGGAAGCGGCTTGCTCTCCCTTCAAG ATAATCTTGGGCTCTTCTTCGATAGCCCGGAGGAAAATATTGGCTGAAATGGGGTATGAATTCACCATCATG ACTGCAGATATTGATGAGAAATCAATCCGGAAGGATAAGCCGGAGGAGTTGGTGATGGCTCTGGCCGAGGCTAAG GCAGAGGCCATCTCTCAGAAGATACCTCTTGGTGACTACATTAAGGATGCTGATCCCACATTACTTATAACTTCAGATCAA GTGGTTGTCTATGGAGATGCTGTTAGGGAAAAACCATCCAGTAAGGAAGAAGCACGAGAATTTTTGAAAG GATATTCTGGTGGACATGCTGCAACTGTTGGATCTGTTCTTGTTTTGAATCTCAAAACTGGAAGTAGAAAAGGAGAATGGGATCGTGTGGAg ATCTTCTTTCATGAAATACCAGATGAGATCATTGAGAAAATG GTAGAGGAAGGAATTGTGCTTAATGTTGCTGGGGGACTAATTATTGAACATCCATTGATATTGCCTTACGTGAAGCAAGTG GTAGGAACAACTGATAGCGTCATGGGACTCCCCAAAGCTCTCACCGAGAAACTCATTAAGGAAGTGTTGTGA
- the LOC104449017 gene encoding 7-methyl-GTP pyrophosphatase isoform X1, translating to MEAACSPFKIILGSSSIARRKILAEMGYEFTIMTADIDEKSIRKDKPEELVMALAEAKANAITSKVQQINSQEKDSEPIILIAADTAEAISQKIPLGDYIKDADPTLLITSDQVVVYGDAVREKPSSKEEAREFLKGYSGGHAATVGSVLVLNLKTGSRKGEWDRVEIFFHEIPDEIIEKMVEEGIVLNVAGGLIIEHPLILPYVKQVVGTTDSVMGLPKALTEKLIKEVL from the exons ATGGAAGCGGCTTGCTCTCCCTTCAAG ATAATCTTGGGCTCTTCTTCGATAGCCCGGAGGAAAATATTGGCTGAAATGGGGTATGAATTCACCATCATG ACTGCAGATATTGATGAGAAATCAATCCGGAAGGATAAGCCGGAGGAGTTGGTGATGGCTCTGGCCGAGGCTAAG GCCAATGCTATCACATCCAAAGTACAACAGATAAATAGCCAAGAGAAGGATTCTGAACCAATAATTTTGATTGCAGCAGACACA GCAGAGGCCATCTCTCAGAAGATACCTCTTGGTGACTACATTAAGGATGCTGATCCCACATTACTTATAACTTCAGATCAA GTGGTTGTCTATGGAGATGCTGTTAGGGAAAAACCATCCAGTAAGGAAGAAGCACGAGAATTTTTGAAAG GATATTCTGGTGGACATGCTGCAACTGTTGGATCTGTTCTTGTTTTGAATCTCAAAACTGGAAGTAGAAAAGGAGAATGGGATCGTGTGGAg ATCTTCTTTCATGAAATACCAGATGAGATCATTGAGAAAATG GTAGAGGAAGGAATTGTGCTTAATGTTGCTGGGGGACTAATTATTGAACATCCATTGATATTGCCTTACGTGAAGCAAGTG GTAGGAACAACTGATAGCGTCATGGGACTCCCCAAAGCTCTCACCGAGAAACTCATTAAGGAAGTGTTGTGA
- the LOC104449016 gene encoding sugar transporter ERD6-like 6 yields the protein MSFREENEEGRDLRKPFLHTGSWYRMGSRQSSMLGSSQAIRESSISVVACVLIVALGPIQFGFTSGYSSPTQSAIVEDLGLTVSEFSWFGSLSNVGAMVGAIASGQIAEYIGRKGSLMIASIPNIIGWLAISFAKDSSFLYMGRLLEGFGVGIISYTVPVYIAEIAPQNMRGSLGSVNQLSVTIGIMLAYLLGLFVEWRILAVLGILPCTILIPGLFFIPESPRWLAKMGMTEEFEASLQVLRGFDTDISLEVNEIKRAVASSSRRTTIRFSELKQRRYWFPLMVGIGLLILQQLSGINGVLFYSSTIFEDAGVTSSNLATVGVGAVQVIATGVTTWLVDKAGRRLLLIVSSAGMTASLLLVAVSFYVTDSVSESSSLHNIFSILSVVGVVAMVVAFSLGIGAIPWVIMSEILPVNIKGLAGSIATLANWLCSWVVTMTANLLLTWSTGGTFTIYMVVSAFTVAFVSLYVPETKGRTLEEIQRSFR from the exons ATGAGCTTCAGAGAGGAGAATGAAGAGGGGAGGGATCTTAGGAAGCCCTTCTTGCACACGGGAAGTTGGTATCGGATGGGCTCCAGGCAATCCAGCATGTTGGGCTCTTCTCAGGCAATTCGCGAGAGCTCCATATCGGTTGTTGCCTGCGTCTTAATCGTTGCTTTGGGTCCTATTCAGTTCGGCTTCACT TCGGGTTACTCATCGCCTACCCAATCTGCAATCGTAGAGGATCTTGGTCTTACCGTCTCAGAG TTCTCCTGGTTTGGTTCGTTATCAAATGTAGGAGCTATGGTTGGGGCAATAGCCAGCGGTCAGATTGCAGAGTATATTGGACGAAAAGGG TCTCTGATGATTGCTTCCATCCCAAATATCATTGGATGGCTTGCCATTTCCTTTGCCAAA GATTCTTCTTTTCTGTACATGGGAAGATTGCTAGAAGGCTTCGGTGTGGGCATAATTTCTTATACG GTGCCTGTATATATAGCTGAAATTGCACCTCAGAACATGAGAGGAAGCTTGGGCTCAGTGAATCAG CTATCAGTTACTATCGGGATAATGCTGGCTTATCTGCTGGGACTTTTTGTCGAGTGGAGGATACTTGCTGTTTTAG GAATATTGCCATGTACAATATTGATACCTGGTCTGTTCTTCATCCCAGAATCCCCCCGCTGGCTG GCTAAAATGGGCATGACAGAAGAATTTGAAGCTTCTTTGCAAGTTCTTCGAGGCTTTGATACTGATATTTCACTTGAAGTGAATGAGATCAAG AGAGCTGTCGCCTCAAGCAGCAGAAGAACTACCATTCGATTTTCAGAGCTCAAACAAAGAAGATATTGGTTCCCATTGATG GTTGGGATTGGTTTGCTTATCCTGCAACAGCTTAGTGGGATAAATGGGGTTTTATTCTATTCTAGTACCATTTTTGAAGATGCTG GGGTTACATCAAGCAATTTAGCAACAGTTGGAGTTGGTGCTGTTCAG GTTATTGCAACTGGAGTTACTACTTGGTTGGTGGATAAAGCAGGCCGCCGGCTTCTACTTATT GTTTCCTCAGCTGGGATGACTGCTAGCCTTCTTTTGGTTGCAGTGTCCTTCTATGTGACG GACTCCGTATCAGAGAGTTCTAGTCTCCATAATATTTTTAGCATCTTGTCAGTGGTTGGGGTTGTG GCTATGGTAGTTGCATTCTCGCTAGGAATTGGAGCCATACCATGGGTTATAATGTCAGAG ATTCTTCCGGTCAATATTAAAGGCTTAGCTGGGAGTATTGCCACACTTGCCAACTGGTTATGCTCTTGGGTGGTCACCATGACAGCAAATTTGCTTTTGACTTGGAGCACcggag GTACCTTCACAATATATATGGTTGTTAGCGCTTTTACTGTGGCGTTTGTTTCTCTTTATGTGCCTGAGACTAAAGGAAGAACTTTAGAAGAAATTCAAAGGTCCTTCAGATGA